CTGATCTGCCTGGAATGACTTCTCCACGTGGACAGATGTCACTGAGGCTGCAGAGTAGGTTGAACACTACAGAAATGAAGGTTGTGACAGTAGAGGCAGCATCAGAAGCTCCCCTGAGAGTATCGGTGATGCTCCAAGGATTGACCAGCACTACAGGACTATGGAGAAAGCTTGTGTGCCACCTGACAGGCAGTCCtcacaaaaacccaaacattcaAAGCAGGACTTCTCCACTACTGGCTGGGGCTTGGAGCTGGGTTTCAGGGGTGCAGTGAGTTTTACCTGCTTCCCGTGTTCAATCCACCGCAGGGAATCATCCAGCCTGTAGCAGCGGGTTTCCGTGCCACCAAATGAGTGAGTGTCAGGAACGATCAGAAGTTCAGAACTGTctcaaaaaaagatgaaaaggagaaagaaaagggaaaagggaaaagggaaaagggaaaagggaaaagggaaaagggaaaagggaaaagggaaaagggaaaagggaaattatCAACTTCTGGCAGGTTGCTTAACAGTAGTCTTGAGAGGGAAACCCAAACTCAGCAGGAATTCCTGGACTGTTGTCATCATTTCACAGCCCAGAAAACTGTCTGTTTTCCAAATCCTTAGGGATGAGAACAAGTCCTAaaaggtttttggttttcttttttgcctgtgCTTGAACTGAGGCATGCCATTTTCTGCCCTCTGAGTGTGCCAGCCCATGGTATATGCACTGAGCAGATACCTGACCCTGGCTAGTTAGCAATAGTATTATTTGGTTGTTATCGATGTTTCACCTGCAGAAGTCAATACTTCTGAGTTTCCCTGGGTTCCCCAACAAAACCTCAGCAGATGTGGGCATAGATCACCTGGCTGCCAGGTCCGTGTCCCTCATGCTGCCCACCGCAATGAGCTGCTTCCCGTGATGAGCAACAGCTTTCACAATCATCACAAATTCACAGATCCATTAGAGGACTCTGTGAATTTTTATCTCAGTTGATAGCATTTAGATAGAGGGGAGTCCTGCAAATGGCCTTGCCAGCTGCTATGTAATGAAGCTTTTGCATTACTTATGAGTCTTATTAATTACATTTCAGATCAGAAAACTGCCTAGATGCCACATGTTAACAGGAGCAAGTAGAACAAGaatttgagggggaaaaaagaaaacaaatccaaagCTTGAAATgggtaggaaaagaaaagctggtgaGCAGGACACATCATGGAATTACTCAGATTATCCAGAAatagcagcagctggaggaggtcCTGatgggaaaaatatatttttgatagTGCTGTCACAAAGTTGAGGTTTGGTTAGTATCCTACAGTTTCATGCAGTGAAACTAATCACATCTCAGACTATACTAGAAATGTAGAGAGTGCATTCTGTTAGTAAGGGATTTGAGTtgctcagtgaagaaaaaaaaaccgAACACAAAAAGGGAGGTATTTTTTAAGACATTATGACAGATGTGAGGACTTTCAGTGAAATAAGTTATGCGAAGGGAGAGGTTGTGTAATCGCTACTATGAGGTCAGCTTGTATGAGGATTGAATAGGAAAAAGGATGTGGAAAAGATACTTAGAAGAACCTGCTTCAGCTGAAAGGCAAAATGAAAGTCAGCTGGCCTTCAGGACAGAAGAATAGACCACAGCTTGAGATGGATGCCACAGTGTACaggtaaaaaaattataaacttaCAGGaactttcaaaaggaaaacaaactgaaagatGCAAGGGGCTATCTGCAAAATGCAGTCAGAAAGAGTCTGCAAGAAGCAAGAGTGAAAGCGTGCACAAAGTGTTAAAGAAAGCAGAGACCAATGTGACTTCTAATGTCTCCTTTGGACTTAGTAAAGGGAaaaccattttgaaaaaaaaaaaaaaattaaggagaCCAAAGCTGAAGATACAGCCCAAGAAAAATGATTCAGAGAACACACAGTGAAATAAAGCTTCTCTCTGGGAATGGGTAAAGACGCAGCTTCCTCCAGTGGTGGGGATATCGTGTGTAGACACTTCCCAAATATTTACAGGTTGAGCACTGGCGCACTGATTAACGGGTCCTCTGACATTACAGTAAAACATCTGGAAGGAAAATCTAAGCTTATTAAGAACAGATGGATAAGAACCAGGTCAGCCTTTCCTATTGCTCCTATTTGTCAATGCAAAAGTAATCTTGGAAAGACAGTTTGAGTTGTTCTGGGAAACAGCGCCTAGGACTCAACACACCAGACAATAGGCTTCATCAAAAGAAACACAACTGTAAAAGAACAGGAACAAATATAAAAAGTTGTTCCCTGAGCCATAGAAGTCCAATTCCTACAGCTctgtctcctgcagcccctAACTGAGGACGTCTGCCCTCCCCAAACCCTCAGCCCCCATCATCACCAGAGCTACACAGTGATTCAGAATCATTATTCCCTTGATCCAGAAACAGCCTTGTTAAATAATGCAATTGTTGAGCATGTCATGCCAAGGACaatatctgtgttttcttcacCTGGCACCCATACAGTGGTCATGCCAGGTTATGGGGCTCAGGTTGATTTTTAGGAgtttaaatgttttggaaaataacATGCCATTCAGCATGTTCAATCAAGCATTAAGTTTCTACGGTTTAATCCTCCTGTAATAAATTCTGTCAAAATTGTTTAATATGAttcttaaaaatgctgaaaagtcAAATTTGGCACCAGTAAATCAAAAGAAAGCGTGAAAACTTGCTGAGgtgttttttaatagaaagcCTAGAACAGGTGCATGAATAAGTAACCAACAGCGCTAAAACCAGGAACACTGTGAAGTCCTAAGAGCACTACAAGAAAATCAATTAGAAATGCATTACATTGAAAGGATCACTTGAGCTAAAACCTTTCTACTTGGTGACTCCTGGGGAGGCAGAGCCTCTCAGCAGAGCCCTCTCCCTCTGGTCTCCTGCAGCTGCCACGCTCCCAAAAAACCTCCTCATGACAGTGCGGATAAAGTGCTCCCACAGCACCCTTCTAACAGGAACGTGTTTGAAAGGTGGAGGAGCAATTAGCTGAGATACCAACTGATCATTTACTCTCATGTTGAGGGCAGCCTTGCTCCCCACCCATGGGCAGAAGGAGACCAGGGAAGGCTCCAGGACAAGCCCACCCTGACACGTGCCCGGctggcagggaaggcagcaAACACCACAAAAATCCTTTTGGCTACTCACGACAATCCTCAGGTCAGACCTTTTCCACCACCATCTCAGTGACTCTGAAACTGTCAGCCCCACGTGTCTGAGTCAGAAGTCATTTAATCCTTTCTCAACAGGGTAGGGAGCtcttcaaacactttttttttttttttccaggggaaaaaaaaaataaattaaaagcccACAGATCAGATCCACACTTAGTGCCTGCCAACAATTGCACGTGTTGCTGCGGGTTTGCAAGTATTTCTCCTCTAAAAGAGTGCTGAGGAATGCTTTCTGCTCAGTACTTTGGAGGCACCCAGGTACTCCAGAGGTAGCAGGAGGTTCAGGTCTGGAAGAAGTTTTAGCACATTTATAACACCAAACAAAACTCCCATGAAGAGGTATTCACAGATAAAATTGCTTTTCACTTTTGCCAGTGGTTTCTGCTCTCAGTCCCTCGCTGACTGAAATATTCCCAAATCTTTCACCATTCCAAGACCTGCCTGCGCTAGAGGCTTAGTGCCATCTTATGTCAGTCCAAATCTatcccgctgccccctccccacccctcctcttTTTTATCGGTGTTGGCacaagcagagctgggaactgTTCTTGCTGAAGACCGTATTTTGGGGTCGgattttgtgggggttttggctATGTCAGTTTTCAAGTAGGTGAATGCTCTGCACCCGATCCTCCCCACCCCAGTACAGTCACTAGCAGTGGCATTGGGGACAACGGCAGCAACACACACCTGGAGGTGGGACGCTCCTTTTGGCAGTGACACAAAGCGAGAGTCGCAGAGAGTCCCCCCGAAATAGCACGGGCTGCTCGAGGAGTGCTTCTACTTCAGATCTGGTGCTCCAACACCTACAAAGCCCCCAGCAGCTACACCTCAGCGGTCCCACACCGCCGCACGCCGTTAGAGCTGCACATACCAGACCCCCGCCTGATCTTCTCAATATGACACCCAGGACCTAATCGCTGGAGCCTGCGAGAACTCTCCCTGCAGTCAGAATTAGTTTTGTCTTATTGGaaaatctccttttcttccaaactCTGCATGTTTgcacctctcctctcctctctgcctgttttcctccttttcaaccaacaaaaacccccttTTCAGTGACTGCCTGCCCCTCAGCACATTCTTCCTTGCCTTCTCCTGCCCCGAGGGGGTTGGCAATCACACCCCAAAGCCCACCTTGCTGGAAACAGCTTTCTCCCACACGATGGATGGTTTCTTTTGTCATGGCAGAGAAGAACGGCAGAAGATGGTTTGTACAAGGACATAATTCCACAGAGCATTTTCTCTAATAGCAAAACTCTTCCCAAACCctccctgtcccagccctgtCCTGCCCAAAGGCTGCATACGCAACTGCCCCCATAAGCTGATGAAGCCATGGAGCAAATTTACGCAATGTTGCAAGGACCAAGGCAGGGTGACAGCTGGAAATGTCCATTATTCAGCCTtttcccagccccctccccagcagaaAGGAGCGGTGATTGGGGGGGTGAAGGCTGCCCATGCACGGCACCCCTTGGGTGccacagccaggcagcaagTCTGTAAACCGAAAAAGATCTCTATATAATCCCACCTATTTATAAAATTAAGATCTTAAAACAGACTTTCTGTTATTGTTTGTACAAATAACGCTCAGATTCATGTTTATACAAAGCAGAGGATGCAGATCCGTGACAACTGACATCCCAGGCAAACAGCTCTCCAAAATCACCACAGATTTCCAATGCAGTGGTATTGATAGCACAGGAAAGCAACTGTTCTACACCACTTTCCTTATTGAGAAAGGTGTGTGGCAGACAACTTGGtgccatttgcttttcttttcttttttttttttttttattaaaatacgTCCTATAGTCAGGAAAAAGTCCATTTGAGTGACTTTCACTTTTACTTCCTGACTGCATGGAAAGCTCTCTGCTCACCCGCGGCTGACAAGATTAGGTCACTAATTTGCAAAGGAACAACCTTTAGGCTCCTGCAAAAGAGGTGGGACATGGAAATGCACTAAATATGGCAGCTCAGGGACTCATCGCAGTCAGCTGCCTTTCTGACATTTTCTAAGGGCACTGATTGTGCCTGAAGATAGCAGGCTTTAAGAAAGCTGGTGAGATCCTACACACACCCCTACTCGGTTTCTCCCACTCGTGGCATGCACAACCGAACCACTTGTGACTCCTTTGCTGTATTACAACAGCTTATACAGCAAGACTGTTCTAAAATAAAccattaatttttgtttccgTGCTATCAGTCATCCCAAATGTTATCCCACCATCCACCAAGTTTCAAGTACTATGTCCATCACCCAAGCTTTCCCTCATCCATCCCAGTCGGAGCACACACCACTGGGACGCTTCTCAATCCCCCAGAGAagtgccaggcagcagcagggcagttCAAAATCGCCACCACCGACTTCAGCCTGCAGGGTGGGAATTGGGTGGCTGTGCACCACGATGAAGgtattttcacttttcctcCTGCCACATTCCCCACCCAGTCTCTCTCTGGCACATCAGCACCATTGCAGGCAAGATCATCCCTAGGTGACTATATCAGTGGATCAAGTTAATCGTATACTCATCAGCGCCGCTTTCAGCAGCAGTAGGTGTCACTGCATCAGGGTACACAAGGCAGGTACATCCCCATCCCAGGGTAAAGGTGGAGGTTAAAGTTTAGCACTTCGTGTTGGCAAAAGAATAGCCCCTACCAAAAAAATATGCCCCAAAATCCTTCAGGGGATTGATATTGGTTCGCTGCATTAGAAAATGTTCCAAAGCTGCTACTaaactaaaacaaacatttcaaaaagctGTACTAAAGTGTAATTTATTCAGTGTAAATTCAAAGGAGATTCCGCTGTTCATTACAGGATCATACATCGGGTCTCACTGCTGTACTCCAAGATATAGGCAGGGTAAATCTGGTGCTTCTCAAAGATGACAAAGATGGAAGGGTCTGTCGGGTCATCCACGCAGCTGTCGTAAAGTCTGTTTGAATTACCGGCTCTGGGTGGAGGGCGAAGGTATTCGGGGTCTCCCTGAACAAAGTCTCCAACAAGAACGCGAGCTACAAACATGCTGTAGCGACCACTGCGAGAGGAGCAGTAGTCATGAGAATAGCTGGCGTCTCTGGCAAAATAGCTTCCTAGGGACAAGAAAAAGCCACAGGTAGGACAATACATCAACTGAGGAACAAACATCTGCTATCGGCGCTTTGGCAGCCAGAGATTCAACAACGCCAGGTAGCTCTACACGCATCCTTGCCAGATGTTTCCACGTCGGCTTATTTTAAAGCATCGCCAGACTCCAGCCACATTTTGCCATCAACCTCCCAGTCCCACCTCTCCAAAAGCGTTGCTGAACAGCAGGTCCCCGAGGCAGAGAGGGGTGGTTTTAGCCCCTCCCGAAATGGGATTGCTGCAGATGTTGCCTGCAGCAATGCAGATGCACGCAGACGAGAGTGCCCTAACGGTGGGAGTGCAGGAGTCAGGGACAGTCGGTTACCTTGCACCCAACCACCAGCCTGGCCAGGGCCTGCAGCCCGTGCTGCTACAGCCCCTAAACCCACACTTCTGTGCCTGTACCTCTTCCAAACATTGTCCCGTGAGTCCCGCAGATCCTCCAGTCGAAGTTCTGCTCACAGATGGCAGGCATGTGGGATGGACTTGTCCCATGGAACAGGAGCCGCTCATCCACCTGTTTTGATTTATTGAGCTTCTTCATCTGCAACTTTTGCCTagggaccaaaaaaaaaaaaaagaaaaaaaaaaaagacatgttaTCCTGGTTCAAACGAGGACAATTTCCCAGCTCAAGTCCTCCTACTTTTGGGTCATGGAGGAACAGTGACACAAACCACTCTCAGTGGGGTTACTGCCTGCTTTGCACTTCTGTTGGTACCCTGCTGCACAGCTGGCTCcttccagcaaaacaaaaagttctCAGCATCGCTATGGACTGTGTCACCCACAACTTCATACCACATGAGAGAGTAAAGAGACAAACATCTCTTGACTGGGAATTGGTCAGTTCCCAGGTTATATAAATCCTGAATGCataaatatgtttataaaaCTGAGCTGTATGAAGCCACTGTGAAGACTGTATAACCTCTACCCCTATTTTATCACATAAAAAgtccccctctttttttcttttttttttttaaactatgtgGAAGTGactaaaacaaaaagaataaatttgaGATACCACAGCTCAGTTGTGGTGAAGGAAAAGAACTTTCTTTTCGAATAACACTAGCaagaaccccccccccaacctgttAGGTTATGCGATAAAAGGCTCatttccacacacacaaaagagcACAGAGACAACCCCAATAGCCCTCTCACGGAGAGAgaagccccagccccagccccttcccagggctgccccaggGGAGCCGCAGGGACCAGGGAGGCACCCAGCACCGTGAGCAATGGAAAGGGTCCAGAGCAGCTCACAGACATCAGGAGGGTACTGCCCACCAGAGTATGGGACTTGTTATGGGACACAGGGGAAGAGCAGTTGGGGATTGCACAGGACTTATAAAGGAATGTTTAACAGAGGAACTGtaggtgggagaagggagggatcAAGATGGTCCGAGGAGAAACAAACGTGGGAAAATAGATGGATAAGGGGGTAAAAAGGGCTGGTTGCGTATAAACAGGCAGCTATCTTGACAGCAGGTTTGTCTGGCCATGCCCTGTGCCTGATGAGCGCAGTCTGCCCTATCTTATTAAATTCCATTTCTAACTCTTACCTGGGTGATGGACTCTCCagtctgtgtgtatgtgcatgtatgGGGGTCTGGGTGCAGCAACTGGAGTAGGACCTTGGGTCACTGGAGCTGCATGTCCACAGAACCAGAAACTGCAGCAAGTGAGGGGTGCACGTCACTGTTTGATCACTAGCCAGCAGAACACTGGAGAGCCAGTGAGGAGGCTAGCTGGCCTGGGAGCTAGATTTTGGAGAAGTCCTAAGTCTGCGTCAGATGCTCGAGAGACCAGAAGGTCTGAGCTTGCTTACCAGAGGGACCAGGAGGGCCAGGCCAACCCCTGAAGACACCATGAAGTCTACAGAGACCCATTTGCAGGTGTGTGTGTCTATGCAGAACATAACTGGAGATGAGAGGACCCAGAGGCCAGCATGTGGGTAGGCTGAGTGTCTCAGACCAGCTCCTAGAGGGACCCATACGTGTTCATATATTCCAGTAACAGGCTTTCATCCCCATCAGTCAGAGGAAGGGAACAGGATGAGGCCGTTGGTGCTGTTTATGACTGCTTGAGTGCTGTGCTGTctgtgttgggttttgtggCCAGCTGTGTGCGTATTCATACATTTtgcgtgtgtttgtgtgtgtgcgccTACGTGTGCTGAACCTCGCTGCCAGCCAGACCCGGGCACACAGACACGTGGCAGCCTCACCTCCGCTGGGCTGCTGGATTTGGCAACTCCTAACGCAGACTGTGGAGGACAATAGATCAGGAAATACCAGTCTTCTGCTACCATAAGggtaatgaaataaaatagataCAAACCACTGAAAAACTTGCCAAAGCGTTGGGTTCTGGATCCTCTGCAGTTGGTGGATGTAGTAATCTTTCATCGTCTTCTCAAACAGCCTCTTAATTTTTCCATATTCCTGGGAAGTGTAGCTGAGCTGTACCAACTGAAAATTTTAACACCAAAAATAAGGTATTACTGACAGTAACAACTCCCAGTCCTTCCAAAGGACTCATCAATCTCCTCACATCAGAGGAAAAGCCCTGCCATTAAAATCACAAGcttctcctgtttttccagTTAACCATCCTCTCCCCACCTTCACCCTCACTCCCCACGTGGAAGCACAGGCAATGACTGATGGAAACGAATATAATCCCACACGAGCTTCCTTTGGTGGACACACCTCCGCATCTAGATTATTCTTACTTTAGAGTAACATAAAGTTGAAATGCACAGCAATattcaggctggagaagagtGAATATCAGTTTCACCTTAATTTGATGCCCTAGCTCCTTCCCTACAGGGCTAAGCCCTAGTTTTACCACGGCAAATAACATTTTGCCTCAAATCGTGG
The nucleotide sequence above comes from Buteo buteo chromosome 19, bButBut1.hap1.1, whole genome shotgun sequence. Encoded proteins:
- the LOC142042229 gene encoding protein mono-ADP-ribosyltransferase PARP12-like isoform X1; translated protein: MDFSSDVRAEQEARWWSALLRLWCLLTHPSAPEMEYAWYWLDDAGQWIEYGEKHPDHCSATVTSADLEKEFQADQKGIVLFRAGSQKYKLSFEDMVQRNLFYETQRKVARLPKFLSSQGEQDRSQSMTLSCSDCPPQWDQSALPDIGFKLVQLSYTSQEYGKIKRLFEKTMKDYYIHQLQRIQNPTLWQVFQWQKLQMKKLNKSKQVDERLLFHGTSPSHMPAICEQNFDWRICGTHGTMFGRGSYFARDASYSHDYCSSRSGRYSMFVARVLVGDFVQGDPEYLRPPPRAGNSNRLYDSCVDDPTDPSIFVIFEKHQIYPAYILEYSSETRCMIL
- the LOC142042229 gene encoding protein mono-ADP-ribosyltransferase PARP12-like isoform X3, encoding MEYAWYWLDDAGQWIEYGEKHPDHCSATVTSADLEKEFQADQKGIVLFRAGSQKYKLSFEDMVQRNLFYETQRKVARLPKFLSSQGEQDRSQSMTLSCSDCPPQWDQSALPDIGFKLVQLSYTSQEYGKIKRLFEKTMKDYYIHQLQRIQNPTLWQVFQWQKLQMKKLNKSKQVDERLLFHGTSPSHMPAICEQNFDWRICGTHGTMFGRGSYFARDASYSHDYCSSRSGRYSMFVARVLVGDFVQGDPEYLRPPPRAGNSNRLYDSCVDDPTDPSIFVIFEKHQIYPAYILEYSSETRCMIL
- the LOC142042229 gene encoding protein mono-ADP-ribosyltransferase PARP12-like isoform X2 gives rise to the protein MGGIGSRAEQEARWWSALLRLWCLLTHPSAPEMEYAWYWLDDAGQWIEYGEKHPDHCSATVTSADLEKEFQADQKGIVLFRAGSQKYKLSFEDMVQRNLFYETQRKVARLPKFLSSQGEQDRSQSMTLSCSDCPPQWDQSALPDIGFKLVQLSYTSQEYGKIKRLFEKTMKDYYIHQLQRIQNPTLWQVFQWQKLQMKKLNKSKQVDERLLFHGTSPSHMPAICEQNFDWRICGTHGTMFGRGSYFARDASYSHDYCSSRSGRYSMFVARVLVGDFVQGDPEYLRPPPRAGNSNRLYDSCVDDPTDPSIFVIFEKHQIYPAYILEYSSETRCMIL